A window from Streptomyces sp. NBC_00271 encodes these proteins:
- a CDS encoding SCO5389 family protein, protein MSLDVSPKLLAEAERGPVREADFVDTVRTSLPYAYDLIADLAHQLRDGTAEFADNHTPPPSEKERGQLLRALASDAIRGSLERHFGVTLAFMNCHRVAVFRPEDRGGATHSRFTSQRSQILNQSPEFRDC, encoded by the coding sequence ATGTCACTCGACGTCTCCCCGAAGCTGCTCGCCGAAGCCGAACGCGGTCCGGTCCGCGAAGCGGACTTCGTGGACACCGTCCGTACGTCCCTGCCGTACGCGTACGACCTCATCGCCGACCTGGCTCATCAACTCCGCGACGGGACGGCCGAGTTCGCCGACAACCACACTCCGCCGCCCTCCGAGAAGGAACGCGGCCAGCTACTGCGGGCGCTCGCCAGCGACGCGATCCGCGGCAGCCTGGAGCGGCACTTCGGCGTCACCCTCGCCTTCATGAACTGCCACCGCGTCGCCGTCTTCCGCCCCGAGGACCGGGGCGGCGCGACCCACTCCCGGTTCACCTCGCAGCGTTCGCAGATCCTCAACCAGTCACCCGAGTTCCGCGACTGCTGA
- a CDS encoding SpoIIE family protein phosphatase: protein MADAAPLLLDARMTVTSWTADAERLLGYAPSEVLGRRAADLLLPEDAARIPDLSARCRDGGGWAGLLSALHRDGHAVRVMVRAVPIRERGGPTRWVVLLADLAGGPGWSMSRSVLERMNARSPVGIAIVDTDLRYVWSNAALEQFGGGPPHRRLGRRLGDIQPGLDAETLEAQMRRVLESGRPVVGYEHVGRIQSAPHRESAHSLSFIRLEDDHGHPIGVYYTVVDVTDRYRARRRLALLDRAGEHIGRSLDVLHTAQELADVAVPGLADFVTVDLLESVLRGAEPVPGRLSDSDVVSLRRAGQQSVRAGIPETAVEVGEAATYQATSPPVRALAEGRSWREARLDPQARKWSTSAREGPAASFLDLGLHSAMIVPVRARGVTLGITTFFRRDREDPFDEDDLSLAEEFVGRAALCLDNARRYTRERDAALVLQRNLLPHRFPEQNAVEVSACYRPADELTGLAGDWFDVIPLSGARVALVVGEVTGHGIDGAAAMGRLRAAVQTLADLDLSPEEVLAHLDDLVSRAAREEGSGADTLTSGMQAVGASCLYVVYDPVSGRCAMAGAGHPAPAVIAPDGTVTFADLPRGPALGVAGLPFESVELTLEEGSVLALHTDGLIATPRTGRDPDAGRERLRGALASHRQPLDGMCRTIVDDLVPSRPYDDVALLMARTRRLDAEQVATWDLSTDPAMVAEARKVATQQLSAWGLDELAFTTELVVSELVTNAIRYASGPIRLRLITERALICEVSDGAATAPHLRHPKTTDEGGRGLFLISQYTRRWGTRYTPEGKVIWAEQSLTTQPTT, encoded by the coding sequence ATGGCGGACGCCGCGCCGCTGCTGCTCGACGCCCGGATGACGGTGACCAGCTGGACCGCGGACGCCGAGCGCCTGCTGGGGTACGCGCCCTCCGAGGTCCTGGGCCGCCGCGCCGCCGACCTGCTGCTTCCGGAGGACGCGGCGCGGATCCCCGACCTTTCGGCGCGGTGCCGCGACGGCGGCGGCTGGGCGGGACTGCTGTCCGCGCTGCACCGGGACGGGCACGCGGTCCGGGTGATGGTCCGGGCCGTCCCGATACGCGAGCGCGGCGGGCCGACGCGCTGGGTGGTGCTGCTCGCCGATCTGGCCGGTGGCCCCGGCTGGAGCATGAGCCGGTCGGTGCTGGAGCGGATGAACGCCCGCTCGCCGGTGGGCATCGCCATCGTGGACACGGACCTGCGCTATGTGTGGTCGAACGCCGCGCTGGAGCAGTTCGGCGGGGGCCCGCCACACCGGCGGCTGGGGCGCAGGCTCGGCGACATCCAGCCGGGCCTGGACGCCGAGACGCTCGAGGCGCAGATGCGCCGGGTGCTGGAGAGCGGCCGGCCGGTCGTCGGGTACGAGCACGTGGGCCGCATACAGTCCGCGCCGCATCGCGAGTCCGCGCACTCCCTGTCGTTCATCCGGCTGGAGGACGACCACGGCCACCCGATCGGGGTCTACTACACCGTCGTCGACGTCACCGATCGCTACCGTGCGCGACGGCGGCTGGCGCTGCTCGACCGGGCCGGCGAGCACATCGGTCGCAGTCTGGACGTCCTGCACACCGCGCAGGAGCTGGCCGATGTCGCCGTACCGGGGCTGGCCGACTTCGTCACCGTGGACCTGCTGGAGTCCGTGCTCAGGGGAGCCGAGCCGGTGCCCGGCCGGCTGAGCGACTCGGACGTGGTGTCACTGCGGCGTGCCGGACAGCAGTCGGTCCGCGCCGGTATCCCGGAAACCGCCGTCGAGGTGGGCGAGGCCGCGACCTACCAGGCGACCTCTCCCCCGGTGCGCGCTCTGGCCGAGGGCCGGTCCTGGCGTGAGGCGCGGCTCGATCCACAGGCCAGGAAGTGGAGCACGAGCGCCCGCGAGGGCCCGGCCGCCTCCTTCCTCGACCTCGGGCTGCACAGCGCGATGATCGTGCCCGTCCGGGCCCGTGGCGTCACCCTGGGAATCACCACGTTCTTCCGGCGCGACCGCGAGGACCCCTTCGACGAGGACGATCTGAGCCTGGCGGAGGAGTTCGTCGGCAGGGCGGCGCTGTGCCTGGACAACGCCCGTCGTTACACCCGTGAGCGCGACGCGGCGCTCGTTCTCCAGCGCAATCTGCTCCCGCACCGCTTCCCCGAGCAGAACGCGGTGGAGGTCTCGGCCTGCTACCGGCCCGCGGACGAGCTGACGGGCCTCGCCGGGGACTGGTTCGACGTCATTCCGCTGTCCGGGGCCCGGGTGGCGCTGGTCGTGGGCGAGGTGACCGGTCACGGCATCGACGGCGCCGCCGCCATGGGGCGGCTGCGGGCCGCCGTACAGACCCTCGCCGATCTGGACCTGTCGCCCGAAGAGGTGCTCGCGCACCTGGACGACCTGGTCAGCCGGGCCGCCCGGGAGGAGGGCAGCGGCGCGGACACCCTCACCAGCGGGATGCAGGCCGTGGGAGCCAGCTGTCTGTACGTCGTGTACGACCCGGTGAGCGGGCGGTGTGCGATGGCGGGCGCGGGACATCCCGCACCCGCGGTCATCGCCCCCGACGGCACCGTCACGTTCGCGGACCTTCCCCGCGGTCCCGCGCTGGGTGTCGCCGGACTGCCCTTCGAATCCGTCGAGCTCACCCTGGAGGAAGGCAGTGTGCTCGCCCTGCACACCGACGGGCTGATCGCCACGCCCCGCACGGGACGGGATCCGGACGCGGGCCGGGAGCGACTGCGGGGCGCGTTGGCCTCGCACCGTCAGCCGTTGGACGGCATGTGCCGCACGATCGTGGACGATCTCGTGCCGTCGCGGCCGTACGACGACGTGGCGCTGCTGATGGCGCGCACCCGCCGGCTCGACGCCGAGCAGGTCGCGACCTGGGACCTGTCCACGGATCCGGCCATGGTCGCCGAGGCCAGGAAGGTGGCGACGCAGCAGCTGAGCGCGTGGGGCCTCGACGAGCTGGCCTTCACCACCGAGCTGGTCGTGAGTGAGCTCGTCACCAACGCGATCCGGTACGCCTCGGGGCCGATCCGGCTGCGTCTGATCACCGAGCGGGCGCTGATCTGCGAGGTCTCCGACGGCGCCGCGACCGCCCCTCATCTGCGGCACCCGAAGACCACCGACGAGGGAGGCCGCGGGCTGTTCCTGATCTCCCAGTACACCCGGCGCTGGGGCACCCGCTACACCCCCGAGGGGAAGGTCATCTGGGCCGAGCAGTCGCTGACCACCCAGCCCACGACGTGA
- a CDS encoding luciferase domain-containing protein, whose product MTLASRAMTQLAGWPDLAEARPSCGTGRALSSAQGEIVHFHSDHDVDLHLTARAIHRFQDHLRGATAVRMVPESRWVTIRLEVNADISLLLTLVSLALQSHQAWPVPGDSLSAGCNDLRSMVLPRDSVG is encoded by the coding sequence ATGACGTTGGCCTCGCGTGCCATGACGCAACTGGCGGGCTGGCCGGACCTCGCGGAGGCCCGGCCGAGCTGCGGCACAGGGCGGGCGCTGAGTTCGGCGCAGGGCGAGATCGTGCACTTCCATTCGGATCACGATGTCGACCTGCACCTCACAGCGCGTGCCATTCACCGTTTCCAGGATCATCTCAGGGGCGCCACCGCGGTCCGGATGGTGCCCGAATCGCGGTGGGTGACGATACGCCTCGAAGTGAACGCCGACATCAGCCTGCTCCTCACTCTGGTGAGCCTCGCTCTTCAGTCCCACCAGGCATGGCCGGTTCCGGGCGACTCTCTGTCGGCGGGCTGCAACGACCTGCGCAGCATGGTGCTTCCACGCGACAGCGTCGGCTGA
- a CDS encoding ATP-binding protein, giving the protein MRAAFVGKGGSGKTTLSALFSRELAHSGAPVVAIDGDINQHLAHALGLGDDETFAAPPLSARLGEIKAHLRGSNPRITSPEAMIKTTPPGRGSRLLRLLGDDPVHTSHLQRVGGVPLMVTGEFDESDLGVACYHSKLGAVELYLNHLVDGHGEYVVVDMTAGADAFASGLFTRFDMTFLVAEPTRKGVSVYRQYRDHAEEFGIPIAVIGNKVTAEDDLLFLKEHVGDDLLTYVRHSSWVRAQEQGRPHGDLEPHNIHALRHMRTALDARTKDWTAFQEHAVAFHLRNAAAWADRATGTDLSAQIDPDFRHGPTALEPSTD; this is encoded by the coding sequence ATGCGCGCGGCCTTCGTCGGAAAGGGCGGCAGCGGCAAGACCACGCTGTCGGCCCTCTTCTCCCGCGAGCTGGCGCACTCCGGTGCGCCCGTCGTCGCCATCGACGGCGACATCAACCAGCACCTGGCCCACGCCCTAGGCCTCGGCGACGACGAGACCTTCGCCGCCCCGCCCCTCAGCGCGCGCCTCGGCGAGATCAAGGCCCACCTGCGCGGCAGCAACCCGCGCATCACCTCGCCCGAGGCCATGATCAAGACCACGCCGCCGGGCCGCGGCTCACGCCTGTTGCGCCTCCTCGGCGACGACCCGGTGCACACTTCGCACCTCCAACGGGTCGGCGGCGTACCGCTGATGGTCACCGGTGAGTTCGACGAGAGCGATCTCGGCGTGGCCTGCTACCACTCCAAACTCGGAGCGGTGGAGCTGTACCTCAACCATCTCGTCGACGGGCACGGCGAGTACGTCGTCGTCGATATGACCGCCGGTGCCGACGCCTTCGCCTCCGGACTGTTCACCCGCTTCGACATGACCTTCCTGGTCGCCGAACCCACCCGCAAGGGCGTCTCCGTCTACCGCCAGTACCGCGACCACGCCGAGGAGTTCGGCATCCCGATCGCGGTGATCGGCAACAAGGTCACCGCCGAGGACGACCTGCTCTTCCTCAAGGAACACGTCGGCGACGACCTCCTGACGTACGTACGGCACTCCTCCTGGGTGCGCGCCCAGGAGCAGGGCCGACCCCACGGCGACCTCGAACCGCACAACATCCACGCGCTGCGCCACATGCGGACGGCCCTGGACGCCCGTACGAAGGACTGGACGGCCTTCCAGGAACACGCCGTCGCCTTCCACCTCCGCAACGCCGCGGCCTGGGCCGACCGGGCCACCGGGACCGACCTCTCCGCACAGATCGACCCCGACTTCCGGCACGGCCCCACCGCCCTCGAGCCGTCCACCGACTGA
- a CDS encoding DUF6445 family protein, which yields MSSHPPRTPALPVLPYRKPTRDRDYWVFDDVLPDADAVRARCLAKDDWAKGYPYTSESWPGLRTMPGLEPGELARVERLVKKATGAKELWVQSTPSGGTLNHNCVQVVGKDEGQPRPHTDSRALCRYAAVLYLNPVVPKSCGTSFYRQSLPGGRLGGNVVAAPHNNLVDALGTRFVAPDSFVEDLEVPHRYNRLLLYHANLMHSATGYWGSTLEDKRMTAVFFWMA from the coding sequence ATGTCCTCACACCCCCCACGGACTCCGGCCCTCCCTGTCCTCCCGTATCGGAAACCGACCCGTGACCGGGACTACTGGGTCTTCGACGACGTGCTGCCCGACGCGGACGCCGTCCGGGCGCGCTGTCTCGCCAAGGACGACTGGGCCAAGGGCTACCCGTACACCTCGGAGAGCTGGCCGGGCCTGCGGACGATGCCGGGGCTCGAACCGGGTGAACTGGCCCGCGTGGAACGGCTGGTGAAGAAGGCAACGGGCGCGAAGGAGCTGTGGGTGCAGAGCACGCCCTCCGGGGGCACGCTCAACCACAACTGCGTCCAGGTCGTCGGCAAGGACGAGGGCCAACCGCGCCCGCACACCGACTCCCGCGCACTGTGCCGGTACGCCGCCGTGCTCTATCTCAACCCGGTCGTACCCAAGAGCTGCGGAACGAGCTTCTACCGGCAGAGCCTGCCCGGCGGCCGGCTCGGCGGGAACGTGGTGGCGGCTCCGCACAACAACCTGGTCGACGCGCTGGGTACGCGGTTCGTGGCGCCGGACTCCTTCGTCGAGGACCTCGAGGTCCCGCACCGCTACAACCGGCTGCTCCTGTACCACGCCAATCTGATGCACAGCGCCACCGGCTACTGGGGCAGCACGTTGGAGGACAAGCGGATGACCGCGGTCTTCTTCTGGATGGCGTGA
- a CDS encoding peptidoglycan-binding domain-containing protein, producing MPTPPEPGQPGGRRAIEPTYVQRRRRTEALAQLLKEVREEQHGPDSDENYEVIAVPVATVAVTPPVAEDATEELPPVLVGEDYTRGGRPVGARGPSSAPGVHRERGPAGERTAGWGAGHRRAAVVIGVTGAALVGFALALLLPGGEQEAGAQAGRAPTGAPTTAAAQVPSASADPDGAGTLREGDSGPAVKDLQQRLLRIPNVYDHGSTNGTYDATLTAAVARFQLWYGIRGDETGVYGNDTRADLESRTTL from the coding sequence GTGCCGACACCGCCCGAACCAGGGCAGCCCGGGGGGCGACGGGCGATCGAACCCACCTATGTTCAGCGGCGCCGCCGGACGGAGGCACTCGCGCAACTTCTGAAGGAGGTGCGGGAGGAGCAGCACGGTCCCGACTCGGACGAGAACTACGAGGTCATCGCCGTACCGGTCGCGACGGTCGCCGTGACGCCGCCGGTGGCCGAGGACGCGACCGAGGAACTGCCACCCGTCCTGGTGGGCGAGGACTACACCCGGGGCGGGCGACCGGTGGGGGCTCGCGGGCCCTCCTCCGCTCCCGGCGTCCACCGCGAGCGCGGGCCCGCGGGCGAGCGGACGGCCGGGTGGGGTGCGGGGCACCGCCGCGCGGCGGTCGTCATCGGGGTCACGGGGGCGGCCCTCGTCGGCTTCGCCCTCGCGCTCCTGCTGCCCGGCGGTGAGCAGGAGGCCGGCGCACAGGCCGGGCGGGCCCCGACCGGCGCGCCCACGACGGCCGCCGCCCAGGTACCGTCCGCGAGCGCCGACCCGGACGGTGCGGGCACCCTCCGCGAGGGGGACAGCGGCCCCGCGGTCAAGGACCTGCAGCAACGGCTGCTCCGGATCCCGAACGTCTACGACCACGGCTCCACGAACGGCACCTACGACGCCACGCTCACGGCCGCGGTCGCGCGCTTCCAGCTCTGGTACGGGATCAGGGGCGACGAGACGGGCGTCTACGGCAACGACACCCGCGCCGACCTCGAATCCCGTACGACGCTGTGA
- the rpmF gene encoding 50S ribosomal protein L32: MAVPKRKMSRSNTRHRRAQWKAATARLVPITVDGASHLVPQRLAKAYERGLLRPEG; encoded by the coding sequence ATGGCCGTGCCAAAACGCAAGATGTCCCGCAGCAACACCCGCCACCGCCGCGCCCAGTGGAAGGCCGCCACGGCGCGGCTCGTCCCGATCACCGTCGACGGCGCCTCCCACCTCGTACCCCAGCGGCTGGCCAAGGCGTACGAGCGCGGCCTGCTCCGCCCGGAGGGCTGA
- a CDS encoding helix-turn-helix domain-containing protein yields the protein MHIHPNTLRYRPTKIEQTVGINLADPDIRLVLALQRKALDPACPTRPVRPRPRPRRTLPARGETPLTSTRHFRTCVGYGSVTARSSPGGRRVSSS from the coding sequence TTGCACATCCATCCGAACACCCTGCGCTACCGACCGACGAAGATCGAACAGACCGTCGGTATCAATCTCGCCGATCCCGACATCAGGCTCGTCCTCGCCCTCCAGCGCAAGGCACTCGACCCCGCCTGCCCCACTCGTCCCGTGCGACCTCGCCCTCGACCTCGGAGAACGCTGCCCGCTCGGGGAGAAACGCCCCTGACTTCCACCCGCCATTTCCGGACATGCGTGGGCTACGGCTCAGTTACGGCTCGCTCAAGTCCTGGTGGCCGGAGGGTGAGCTCGTCATGA